From the Nitrospiria bacterium genome, the window AGTAGCCCATCCGGTCATTTCCTCCGCGCGGAATCAACGATGCGGTCCGAGAACGGCGAACACCCTTTCAGCCACATCGGCCAGTTGACCTGTCTCACGATGTTTCTGATTGTTTGGGGCGGGGACTCGTTCATCCTTCATCGATCAACGTTTCTCTCGAACTTCGTTCCGCTGCCCGTTCGGCTGGGCTTCCTGGGGTTGGCGCTGGCGGTCGCCGTCTATCTTGTACGTTCCGGGCATGTCGTCGTCCGACCGGAGGAGCGTCCGTCCGGCGTGATCACGACCGGAGCCTTCAAGTATGTGAGGCACCCCATCTATCTCGGAAGCCTACTGACCTATCTCGGATTCGCGATCTCGACCGGATCGATCCTGTCCCTCGCGCTGGTTGCGGGGATTTTTATTTTCCATGACTACATCGCGAGCTACGAGGAAGAGAGGCTGGAGGCGAGGTTCGGGGAGGAGTATGGACGGTATAAACGAAGAACGGGAAAATGGATTCCAACGGTTCCTTTTGTTTCACGCAAGAATTAATCCCCCTCGGACAAAGAGACGGGTGCCATTTAGCGAATCACCCTTAGCTGGAGTGTTTGTATTTCCTGCGGGCTTCAGCAAGTAAGATGAAGAGCGGCGATGACCTTCTTGCCGTTGCTGAGACGGTTATACTCCTCGCAGGCCCGCCGGGTCGGGAATGCGATTAATTGAATCCCCTTCGCATCAAGCAGCGCTTTGGTGTCGTCCAGGATTTTCATACAACCCAGATCACCCGTGCCGACCACCAGGATCTCCGGGGCCTGATTGAGAATCTCGGTGAGATCCTGCGGGCAAAGCTCGTGCCCTTCCTTCCGCCACCACTGATCATCCACGCGCTCCGGGTAGATCACCACGTCGCGGGTGTATACCCGGCCGTCAATCGTGATCC encodes:
- a CDS encoding isoprenylcysteine carboxylmethyltransferase family protein, whose translation is MRSENGEHPFSHIGQLTCLTMFLIVWGGDSFILHRSTFLSNFVPLPVRLGFLGLALAVAVYLVRSGHVVVRPEERPSGVITTGAFKYVRHPIYLGSLLTYLGFAISTGSILSLALVAGIFIFHDYIASYEEERLEARFGEEYGRYKRRTGKWIPTVPFVSRKN
- a CDS encoding Mth938-like domain-containing protein, encoding MKIDSHSFGRITIDGRVYTRDVVIYPERVDDQWWRKEGHELCPQDLTEILNQAPEILVVGTGDLGCMKILDDTKALLDAKGIQLIAFPTRRACEEYNRLSNGKKVIAALHLTC